From Methylopila sp. M107, a single genomic window includes:
- a CDS encoding DNA polymerase III subunit chi, whose product MTEVLFYHLTRQPLDKALPSLLEKCLERKWNVVVQASGPERVSALDDALWTYADESFLPHAAGPDGAQESIWLTTSDQNPNGAAVRVLVDGAAPPDLAHYARALVMFDGHDQDALDAVRGQWKALKAHGHEVTYWKQGDEGRWTREA is encoded by the coding sequence ATGACCGAAGTCCTGTTCTACCACCTCACCCGCCAGCCGCTCGACAAGGCGCTGCCGTCGCTGCTCGAAAAGTGCCTCGAGCGGAAGTGGAACGTCGTGGTGCAGGCCTCTGGGCCCGAACGGGTTTCGGCGCTCGACGACGCGCTCTGGACCTATGCCGACGAGAGCTTCCTGCCGCATGCGGCGGGGCCGGACGGCGCGCAGGAGTCGATCTGGCTGACGACGTCCGATCAGAACCCGAACGGCGCCGCAGTGCGCGTGCTGGTCGACGGCGCCGCGCCGCCGGACCTCGCGCACTACGCCCGCGCGCTCGTCATGTTCGACGGGCACGACCAGGACGCGCTCGACGCCGTCCGAGGGCAGTGGAAGGCGCTCAAGGCGCATGGCCATGAGGTGACCTACTGGAAGCAAGGCGACGAGGGGCGCTGGACGCGTGAGGCGTGA
- a CDS encoding leucyl aminopeptidase has translation MSKTPTPTLATATDEPIKISFQKLGEKAEGVVVALAGPDLSFGAHAAEWIAPIQATLAKAAAADRFKAKAGGSLDLLAPALPGVDRLIVVGVGDGKEPVDWVKLGGQIRGAIPISAEEATVLLDVADGSLGADQAADIALGIRLRSYVFETYKTKKKDDATPAQLSKVTLALTDEGAAKKAWKLKVGLAEGVEEARTLVNEPPNILTPKEFARRAAELEKLGVEIEILGEKELKKAGFGALLAVGQGSEQESQVVVMRWNGAKSKDEQPVAFIGKGVVFDTGGISIKPGAGMEDMKGDMAGAACVVGLMHALASRKAKANVIGAIGCVENMPDGKSYRPGDILTGLSGQTIEVINTDAEGRLVLADVLWYVQDKYKPKFMIDLATLTGAILVALGTTHAGLFSNDDELSENIAKAGKATGETVWRMPLGAEYDKLIDSKFADMKQTGGRHGGSITAAQFLKRHVNGTPWAHLDIAGTGMSSPANEINKSWGSGWGVRLLDRLVRDAYEG, from the coding sequence ATGTCGAAAACCCCGACCCCGACCCTCGCCACCGCGACCGACGAGCCGATCAAGATCTCCTTCCAGAAGCTCGGCGAGAAGGCCGAAGGCGTCGTCGTCGCGCTCGCGGGTCCCGACCTGTCGTTCGGCGCCCACGCAGCCGAATGGATCGCCCCGATCCAGGCGACGCTGGCCAAGGCCGCAGCCGCCGACCGCTTCAAGGCGAAGGCCGGCGGCTCGCTCGACCTGCTGGCCCCGGCGCTTCCGGGCGTCGACCGGCTGATCGTGGTCGGCGTCGGCGACGGCAAGGAGCCGGTCGACTGGGTGAAGCTCGGGGGCCAGATCCGCGGCGCGATCCCGATCTCGGCCGAGGAGGCGACTGTGCTGCTCGACGTGGCCGACGGGTCGCTCGGCGCGGACCAGGCGGCCGACATCGCGCTCGGCATACGGCTCCGCTCCTACGTGTTCGAGACCTACAAGACCAAGAAGAAGGACGACGCGACCCCGGCCCAGCTCTCGAAGGTCACGCTCGCCCTCACGGACGAGGGCGCGGCCAAGAAGGCGTGGAAGCTCAAGGTCGGCCTCGCCGAGGGCGTCGAGGAGGCCCGCACGCTCGTCAACGAGCCGCCGAACATCCTGACCCCGAAGGAGTTCGCGCGCCGCGCGGCCGAACTCGAAAAGCTCGGCGTCGAGATCGAGATTCTCGGCGAGAAGGAGCTGAAGAAGGCGGGCTTCGGCGCGCTGCTGGCGGTCGGCCAGGGCTCCGAGCAGGAGAGCCAGGTCGTCGTGATGCGCTGGAACGGCGCGAAGTCCAAGGACGAGCAACCGGTCGCCTTCATCGGCAAGGGCGTTGTGTTCGACACCGGCGGCATCTCGATCAAGCCGGGCGCCGGCATGGAGGACATGAAGGGCGACATGGCGGGCGCAGCCTGCGTGGTCGGCCTGATGCACGCGCTCGCTTCTCGCAAAGCCAAGGCCAACGTCATCGGCGCGATCGGCTGCGTCGAGAACATGCCGGACGGCAAGTCCTACCGGCCGGGCGACATCCTCACGGGCCTCTCCGGCCAGACCATCGAGGTGATCAACACCGACGCGGAGGGGCGTCTCGTGCTCGCCGACGTGCTCTGGTACGTGCAGGACAAGTACAAGCCGAAGTTCATGATCGACCTCGCGACGCTGACCGGCGCGATCCTCGTCGCGCTCGGCACGACGCATGCCGGCCTGTTCTCGAACGACGACGAGCTGTCCGAAAACATCGCCAAGGCCGGCAAGGCGACCGGCGAGACCGTGTGGCGCATGCCGCTCGGCGCCGAATACGACAAGCTGATCGATTCGAAGTTCGCCGACATGAAGCAGACCGGCGGGCGCCACGGCGGCTCGATCACCGCCGCGCAGTTCCTGAAGCGCCACGTCAACGGCACCCCTTGGGCGCATCTCGACATCGCCGGCACCGGCATGTCGAGCCCGGCGAACGAGATCAACAAGAGCTGGGGTTCGGGCTGGGGCGTGCGCCTGCTCGACCGGCTCGTGCGGGATGCTTACGAAGGGTGA
- a CDS encoding LPS-assembly protein LptD, which yields MTRGPRRVRSTRRLAAILAAAGALSFGAPAPAFAIEAGLPSGGELLPPKPKAKKYGRAAEPGAKKGGLLSGEKGPKDPNAKMLMEAKELVYDYDKEIVTAVGTVDIYYDGRGLQADRVAYNQKTNRVVATGHVKLTEQNGNIVYAESLDITDNFRDGVVQSLRIETANETYLAAQRGSRKDGQLSVFDRAVYTACQLCRENPDKPPLWQVKAKRIIWREDEKMVYYENATFEFMGVPLAWVPFFSSPDPTVKRKTGLLAPSVSHASDVGYLIETPYFWALSPTSDLTLTPVVSTKQGVMLKGEYRQQLMDGALSIRAAGIHQLDTGEFYSKVPYLYKKNGELAVRQRQDVGLTVGPGDKKDRWVFSAKGDFDINERWKWGFDINTVSDKWVRGDYNLWGSPTDATSTLYLAGQGDRSWAEIRGYKFYGLTRYDQQDRLPWVAPVVDYNYTFDKPVLDGELSLNLNATNIYREGVDFGQYRTRIAPRAANGRLLPRQDNALVGAEGTYNRISADGEWRRRFVDPIGQVWTPFAFVRGDMIYTDPSGDPRMGPFLDHRQDALFRGMAGVGLEYRYPFIAHTSFGDHQIEPIAQIILRPNETKVGRLPNEDAQSLLFDDTVLFAWDKFSGYDRIEGGSRANVGGQYTWTTGSGATFAVLAGQSFHLMGRNSFEAIDATRTATDTGLDKDRSDYVAGASFAPNAHFGFDGHFRFDDDSYKLRSAEIAARAQFDRWQANVIYGRYDQQPLQGYDYIREGVLAGGRVYVKKDIYVEGGARYNFDDKEFDRTQIGFGLDDIQQCLSLAFSYIRQVDTTTETARVSQIDHRFMLRVDFRTLGGASVSTRSRSGPSDADGFGSSSPMQSSSTRF from the coding sequence ATGACGCGCGGCCCGCGCCGCGTTCGATCGACCCGACGGCTCGCCGCGATTCTCGCCGCGGCGGGGGCGCTGTCGTTCGGCGCGCCCGCCCCGGCTTTCGCCATCGAGGCCGGACTGCCGTCCGGCGGCGAGCTGCTGCCGCCGAAGCCCAAGGCCAAGAAGTACGGCCGCGCCGCCGAGCCCGGCGCGAAGAAGGGCGGCCTGCTATCCGGCGAGAAGGGTCCGAAGGACCCCAACGCCAAGATGCTGATGGAGGCCAAGGAGCTCGTCTACGACTACGACAAGGAGATCGTGACGGCTGTCGGCACGGTCGACATCTATTACGACGGCCGCGGGCTCCAGGCCGACCGCGTCGCCTACAACCAGAAGACCAACCGGGTCGTCGCCACCGGCCACGTCAAGCTGACCGAGCAGAACGGCAACATCGTCTATGCCGAGAGCCTCGACATCACGGACAACTTCCGTGACGGCGTCGTGCAGTCGCTCCGGATCGAGACCGCGAACGAGACCTATCTCGCGGCCCAGCGCGGCAGCCGCAAGGACGGCCAGCTCTCGGTGTTCGACCGCGCCGTCTACACGGCCTGCCAGCTCTGCCGCGAGAACCCCGACAAGCCGCCTCTGTGGCAGGTGAAGGCCAAGCGCATCATCTGGCGCGAAGACGAAAAGATGGTCTACTACGAGAACGCGACCTTCGAGTTCATGGGCGTGCCGCTCGCCTGGGTCCCGTTCTTCTCAAGTCCCGACCCGACCGTGAAGCGCAAGACCGGCCTGCTCGCGCCGTCGGTCAGCCATGCGAGCGACGTCGGTTATCTAATCGAGACGCCGTATTTCTGGGCGCTGTCGCCGACCTCGGACCTCACGCTGACGCCGGTCGTCTCGACCAAGCAGGGCGTGATGCTGAAGGGCGAATACCGCCAGCAGCTGATGGACGGCGCGCTGTCGATCCGCGCCGCCGGCATCCACCAGCTCGACACCGGCGAGTTCTATTCGAAGGTGCCGTATCTCTACAAGAAGAACGGCGAGCTCGCCGTTCGGCAGCGCCAGGACGTCGGCCTGACGGTGGGCCCCGGCGACAAGAAAGACCGCTGGGTGTTCAGCGCCAAGGGCGACTTTGACATCAACGAGCGCTGGAAGTGGGGCTTCGACATCAACACGGTGTCGGACAAGTGGGTGCGCGGCGACTACAATCTCTGGGGCTCGCCGACCGACGCCACCTCGACGCTCTATCTCGCGGGCCAGGGCGACCGCAGTTGGGCCGAGATCCGCGGATACAAGTTCTACGGCCTGACGCGCTACGACCAGCAGGACCGCCTGCCCTGGGTCGCCCCGGTCGTCGACTACAACTACACGTTCGACAAGCCGGTCCTCGACGGCGAGCTCTCGCTCAACCTGAACGCCACCAACATCTATCGCGAGGGCGTCGATTTCGGGCAGTACCGCACGCGGATCGCGCCGCGCGCCGCGAACGGCCGCCTGCTGCCCCGCCAGGACAACGCGCTCGTCGGCGCCGAGGGGACCTACAACCGCATCTCCGCGGACGGCGAGTGGCGCCGCCGCTTCGTCGACCCGATCGGTCAGGTCTGGACGCCCTTCGCCTTCGTTCGCGGCGACATGATCTACACCGACCCGAGCGGCGACCCGCGCATGGGGCCGTTCCTCGACCACCGGCAGGACGCGCTGTTCCGCGGCATGGCGGGCGTCGGCCTCGAATATCGCTATCCGTTCATCGCGCACACGAGCTTCGGCGACCACCAGATCGAGCCGATCGCCCAGATCATCCTCCGCCCCAACGAGACCAAGGTCGGCCGCCTGCCGAACGAGGACGCCCAGAGCCTGCTGTTCGACGACACCGTGCTGTTCGCCTGGGACAAGTTCTCCGGCTACGACCGGATCGAGGGCGGCAGCCGCGCCAATGTCGGCGGCCAGTACACCTGGACCACCGGCTCCGGCGCGACCTTTGCGGTGCTGGCGGGCCAGTCCTTCCATCTGATGGGCAGGAACTCGTTCGAGGCGATCGACGCCACGCGGACCGCGACCGACACCGGACTCGACAAGGACCGGTCGGACTATGTCGCGGGCGCCTCCTTCGCGCCGAACGCGCATTTCGGCTTCGACGGCCACTTCCGGTTCGACGACGACAGCTACAAGCTGCGCTCAGCCGAAATCGCGGCGCGCGCCCAGTTCGATCGGTGGCAGGCCAACGTGATCTATGGCCGCTACGACCAGCAGCCGCTGCAGGGCTACGACTACATCCGCGAGGGCGTGCTGGCCGGCGGTCGCGTTTATGTGAAGAAGGACATCTACGTCGAGGGCGGCGCCCGCTACAACTTCGACGACAAGGAGTTCGACCGCACGCAGATCGGCTTCGGCCTCGACGACATCCAGCAGTGCCTGTCGCTCGCCTTCAGCTATATCCGCCAGGTCGACACCACGACGGAAACCGCGCGCGTCTCGCAGATCGACCACCGGTTCATGCTGAGGGTGGACTTCCGCACGCTCGGCGGCGCGAGCGTCTCGACGCGGAGCCGTTCGGGCCCGTCCGACGCCGACGGGTTCGGCTCGTCGTCGCCCATGCAGAGTTCGAGCACGCGCTTCTGA
- a CDS encoding SurA N-terminal domain-containing protein, with protein MVPTPRTRLLALAFAPLCLAALGAAPAAAQSIAVVVNGQPILTSEVAARAALTKLSGGKPAQSTQDELIEEKLKMMEAQRYGMLPPDSQVEAAFASIAQRTKLTPENFSKAIQQRGVNPQTLKDRIKAEIGWAQLIRRKYAAQLAQKSVAMAMTTGGGSNKATQYTLRQVIFVVPKGASDAQANQRRSEAIGARGRFPGCDGAVQFGAALRDVAVKEPVIRSSAQIGKDLAGSLDKVKLGGLTEPQRGDQGWEMIAVCARKEIADDDAMRTNALEQVGSKEAEAKSKQYLDQIKARAVIVRR; from the coding sequence ATGGTCCCGACGCCGCGTACCCGGCTTCTCGCCCTCGCCTTCGCGCCGCTGTGCCTCGCGGCGCTTGGCGCCGCTCCCGCCGCCGCCCAGTCGATCGCCGTCGTGGTCAACGGCCAGCCGATCCTGACCAGCGAAGTCGCGGCCCGCGCCGCGCTCACCAAGCTGTCGGGCGGCAAGCCCGCCCAGAGCACGCAGGACGAGCTGATCGAGGAAAAGCTCAAGATGATGGAGGCGCAGCGCTACGGCATGCTGCCGCCGGACAGCCAGGTCGAAGCCGCCTTCGCGTCGATCGCGCAGCGCACGAAGCTCACGCCGGAAAACTTCTCGAAGGCGATACAGCAGCGCGGCGTCAATCCGCAGACGCTGAAGGACCGCATCAAGGCCGAGATCGGCTGGGCCCAGCTCATCCGCCGCAAATACGCCGCCCAGCTCGCCCAGAAGAGCGTCGCGATGGCGATGACGACCGGCGGCGGCAGCAACAAGGCGACCCAGTACACGCTTCGCCAGGTGATCTTCGTGGTGCCGAAGGGCGCGAGCGACGCGCAGGCGAACCAGCGCCGCTCCGAGGCGATCGGCGCGCGCGGCCGGTTTCCCGGCTGCGACGGCGCGGTCCAGTTCGGCGCGGCGCTCCGCGACGTCGCCGTGAAGGAGCCGGTCATCCGTTCGAGCGCCCAGATCGGCAAGGACCTCGCCGGCTCGCTCGACAAGGTGAAGCTCGGCGGCCTGACCGAACCGCAGCGCGGCGACCAGGGCTGGGAAATGATCGCGGTGTGCGCCCGCAAGGAGATCGCCGACGACGACGCGATGCGGACCAATGCGTTGGAGCAGGTCGGCAGCAAGGAAGCCGAGGCGAAGTCCAAGCAGTATCTCGACCAGATCAAGGCCCGCGCGGTGATCGTGCGCCGCTGA
- the pdxA gene encoding 4-hydroxythreonine-4-phosphate dehydrogenase PdxA: MSVSPADFRPIALSMGEPAGVGVELALALWSARKLRPVQPFIALGDPAVFAARARTVGLDAEIVEAEPEAALALFGDRFPVHPVGAACHATPGRPDPRDAGTVIEAIRRGVEQVHGGRCSALVTLPIAKAPLLEAGFQHPGHTEYLGALAETLWGRPVRAVMLLWAEEIAVVPVTVHMPLRDACATLSADGIVETGRVVARDLARRFRIEHPRLAVAGLNPHAGEDGKLGSEDAEIVAPAVERLKAEGIIATGPHPADTMFHASARARYDAAIAMYHDQALIPVKTLAFDRAVNVTLGLPFVRTSPDHGTAFDIAGTGAGDPASLAAALALAARLAKEPVIA; this comes from the coding sequence ATGAGCGTCAGCCCGGCCGACTTCCGGCCGATCGCGCTGTCGATGGGCGAGCCGGCCGGCGTCGGCGTCGAGCTTGCGCTCGCGCTCTGGAGCGCGCGCAAGTTGCGGCCCGTCCAGCCGTTCATCGCGCTCGGCGATCCGGCCGTCTTCGCAGCTCGCGCCAGAACGGTCGGGCTCGACGCCGAGATCGTCGAGGCCGAGCCGGAGGCCGCGCTCGCGCTGTTCGGCGACCGCTTCCCGGTCCACCCCGTCGGCGCGGCCTGCCACGCGACGCCCGGCCGCCCCGATCCGCGCGACGCCGGAACCGTCATCGAGGCGATCCGGCGCGGGGTCGAGCAGGTGCATGGCGGCCGCTGCTCCGCGCTCGTGACGCTGCCGATCGCCAAGGCGCCGCTGCTCGAGGCAGGGTTCCAGCATCCCGGCCACACCGAATATCTCGGCGCGCTCGCCGAGACGCTCTGGGGCCGGCCGGTCAGGGCCGTCATGCTGCTCTGGGCGGAGGAGATCGCGGTCGTGCCCGTCACGGTCCACATGCCGCTGAGGGACGCCTGCGCGACGCTCAGCGCGGACGGCATCGTCGAGACCGGGCGGGTCGTGGCGCGGGACCTCGCGCGGCGGTTCCGGATCGAGCATCCGCGCCTTGCGGTGGCGGGCCTCAACCCGCACGCCGGCGAGGACGGAAAGCTCGGCTCAGAGGACGCCGAGATCGTCGCGCCCGCGGTCGAGCGCCTGAAGGCGGAAGGGATCATCGCGACCGGCCCGCACCCGGCCGACACCATGTTCCACGCGAGCGCCCGCGCGCGCTACGACGCGGCGATCGCCATGTATCACGACCAGGCGCTGATCCCGGTGAAGACGCTCGCCTTCGACCGCGCCGTCAACGTCACGCTCGGCCTGCCTTTCGTCCGCACGTCCCCGGACCACGGCACCGCCTTCGACATCGCCGGAACCGGCGCGGGCGATCCGGCGAGCTTGGCTGCGGCGCTCGCCCTCGCGGCGCGACTTGCGAAGGAGCCGGTGATCGCGTGA